From Rutidosis leptorrhynchoides isolate AG116_Rl617_1_P2 chromosome 3, CSIRO_AGI_Rlap_v1, whole genome shotgun sequence, a single genomic window includes:
- the LOC139896643 gene encoding RING-H2 finger protein ATL66-like, giving the protein MTTQQDSQTFHKWQYDELDDKNFKIRGCTIFFIIVLFGVIILTTLILLYIRSMCQSSSSASATVAATLSQHVQVFARPKGLDLAVINSLPITLHQWSSTSAEGLECCICLGVFEDGEKVKVLPKCCHTYHSECVDKWLATHSSCPICRAAILVDSLV; this is encoded by the coding sequence ATGACCACTCAACAAGACTCTCAAACTTTTCACAAATGGCAATACGATGAACTCGACGATAAAAACTTCAAAATTCGTGGATgtacaatatttttcatcattgtACTCTTTGGTGTTATAATATTAACTACCCTCATACTTCTCTACATCCGATCGATGTGCCAATCCTCATCATCAGCTTCTGCCACCGTCGCAGCCACGTTGTCACAACACGTACAAGTTTTTGCTCGGCCAAAAGGGTTGGATTTGGCAGTTATTAATAGCCTTCCAATCACACTACACCAATGGTCGTCCACGTCAGCCGAAGGATTGGAGTGTTGTATATGTCTAGGAGTGTTTGAAGATGGTGAAAAAGTGAAGGTGTTGCCTAAATGTTGCCATACTTATCATTCTGAATGTGTTGATAAATGGCTCGCCACTCATTCCAGTTGTCCTATTTGTAGAGCTGCAATCCTGGTTGACTCACTTGTTTGA